A stretch of Thermodesulfobacteriota bacterium DNA encodes these proteins:
- the pheS gene encoding phenylalanine--tRNA ligase subunit alpha, producing the protein MERLLAEGLSSLAAAKNESDLLEAKGRYFGKKGAISEILKGIGALSVEERKAVGSEANRARAELEKLFDERLSSIREQERLAREGAERLDVTLPGRLPAAGRRHPISQTMSDIISVFRRLGFSVQGGPDVETDYYNFEALNFPPEHPARDMQDTFYVESDAGDLVLRTHTSPIQIRTMEKMRPPVRIIAPGAVYRSDSDITHSPMFHQVEGLAVDRNITMADLKGLLTEFCRMTFGPGKPLRFRPSFFPFTEPSAEVDIQCVICGGGGCRVCKNSGWLEILGAGMVDPAVFGFVGYDPEEYTGFAFGMGVERIAMLRHGISDIRLFFENDIRFLSQF; encoded by the coding sequence ATCGAGCGCCTCCTGGCGGAAGGGCTTTCGTCGCTCGCCGCGGCGAAGAACGAAAGCGACCTGCTCGAGGCGAAGGGGCGGTACTTCGGGAAGAAAGGGGCGATCTCCGAGATCCTGAAGGGGATCGGCGCTCTTTCCGTGGAGGAGCGCAAGGCCGTCGGCTCCGAGGCGAATCGCGCGCGCGCCGAGCTCGAGAAGCTCTTCGACGAGCGGCTGAGCTCCATCCGCGAGCAGGAGCGGCTCGCCAGGGAGGGCGCGGAGCGGCTCGACGTCACCCTTCCCGGGCGGCTCCCGGCCGCGGGGCGGCGCCACCCCATCTCGCAGACGATGTCCGACATCATCTCCGTCTTCCGGCGCCTGGGCTTCTCCGTGCAGGGCGGGCCGGACGTCGAGACGGACTACTACAACTTCGAGGCGCTCAACTTTCCCCCCGAGCACCCCGCCAGGGACATGCAGGACACCTTCTACGTCGAATCCGACGCGGGCGACCTCGTCCTGCGCACCCACACGTCGCCGATCCAGATCCGGACCATGGAGAAGATGCGTCCCCCCGTCCGGATCATCGCCCCCGGCGCCGTCTACCGGTCCGATTCCGACATCACCCACTCGCCGATGTTCCATCAGGTCGAGGGGCTGGCGGTCGACCGGAACATCACGATGGCGGACCTGAAAGGGCTGCTCACCGAGTTCTGCCGGATGACCTTCGGGCCCGGGAAGCCGCTCCGGTTCCGCCCGAGCTTCTTTCCCTTCACCGAGCCGTCCGCCGAAGTCGACATCCAGTGCGTCATCTGCGGCGGCGGCGGGTGCCGGGTCTGCAAGAACTCCGGGTGGCTGGAGATCCTCGGCGCCGGGATGGTCGATCCGGCCGTCTTCGGTTTCGTCGGATACGACCCTGAGGAATACACGGGGTTCGCCTTCGGCATGGGCGTCGAACGGATCGCCATGCTGCGGCACGGGA
- the rplT gene encoding 50S ribosomal protein L20: MPRVKRSVHSLKKRRKVFKTAKGFRGGHGNLLRSAKEAIARALRYAYRDRRTKKREFRALWITRVNAAARENGLSYSQFMFGLKKAGVEVDRKILADLAVNDSAGFRSLADKAKASLA; this comes from the coding sequence ATGCCTCGCGTAAAAAGATCGGTACATTCGCTGAAAAAACGCAGGAAGGTCTTCAAGACCGCCAAGGGATTCCGCGGCGGCCACGGGAACCTGCTGCGTTCGGCAAAGGAAGCCATCGCCCGCGCCCTGCGGTACGCATACCGCGACCGCCGCACGAAGAAGCGGGAGTTCCGGGCGCTGTGGATCACCCGGGTCAACGCCGCCGCACGGGAGAACGGGCTTTCCTACAGCCAGTTCATGTTCGGACTGAAGAAGGCGGGCGTCGAGGTCGACCGCAAGATCCTGGCGGACCTCGCCGTGAACGACTCCGCCGGCTTCCGGAGCCTTGCCGACAAGGCGAAGGCGTCGCTGGCGTAG
- the rpmI gene encoding 50S ribosomal protein L35: MPKVKSNRGANKRFRATGGGGIKRAKAGKSHILSNKNRKRKRGLRKATLVHATNERSIRRLLPYL; this comes from the coding sequence ATGCCGAAGGTAAAGTCGAACCGGGGCGCCAACAAGCGCTTCCGCGCCACCGGCGGGGGCGGCATCAAGCGCGCCAAGGCCGGAAAGAGCCACATCCTGTCGAACAAGAACCGGAAGCGGAAGCGGGGGCTGCGGAAGGCCACGCTGGTCCACGCGACGAACGAGCGCTCGATCCGTCGCCTGCTGCCGTACCTCTAA
- the infC gene encoding translation initiation factor IF-3: MAKESRINEQIAVPEVRLVGAEGEQLGVVNIQEALQKARAADLDLVEVAPMASPPVCRIMDYGKFKYIMSKREQEARKKQTVIQVKEIKVRPKTEEHDINTKLKHIRRFLEDGDKVKVTVRFRGRELAYASQSGFEVLKNIVDSISDIAKVESPPKMEGKTMMTIVAPTVHKKKPVGGGAKPAAGGPSAPPAEKQEE; encoded by the coding sequence ATCGCCAAGGAATCCCGAATCAACGAGCAGATTGCGGTGCCGGAGGTTCGCCTCGTGGGCGCCGAGGGGGAGCAGCTCGGCGTCGTGAACATCCAGGAAGCCCTGCAGAAAGCCCGCGCCGCGGACCTCGACCTGGTGGAAGTGGCCCCCATGGCCTCGCCGCCCGTCTGCCGCATCATGGATTACGGCAAGTTCAAGTACATCATGAGCAAGCGGGAGCAGGAGGCCAGGAAGAAGCAGACCGTCATCCAGGTCAAGGAGATCAAGGTCCGGCCGAAGACCGAGGAGCACGACATCAACACGAAGCTCAAGCACATCCGGCGATTCCTGGAGGACGGCGACAAGGTCAAGGTGACCGTTCGGTTCCGCGGAAGGGAGCTGGCCTACGCCTCCCAGAGCGGGTTCGAGGTCCTGAAGAATATCGTGGACTCCATCTCCGACATCGCGAAGGTGGAGTCGCCGCCGAAAATGGAAGGGAAGACGATGATGACCATCGTCGCGCCGACGGTCCACAAGAAGAAGCCCGTGGGAGGGGGCGCCAAGCCGGCGGCCGGCGGCCCTTCCGCTCCCCCGGCCGAGAAACAGGAGGAATGA
- the thrS gene encoding threonine--tRNA ligase, translating to YRQSMFSPIDIEGQEYQLKPMNCPFHIQIYKSRMRSYRDLPIRYAELGTVYRYEPSGTLHGLLRVRGFTQDDAHLFLRPDQLDEEIFSLLDFTLFVLRSFGFDRYDIYLSTRPEKYAGTLSNWDLAESALRKALERKGLPFEVDPGEGVFYGPKIDIKIKDMLGRSWQCSTIQVDFNNPERFDASYIAEDGAPRRAIMIHRALMGSLERFFGVLVEHYAGAFPTWLAPVQVDILAVTDQQHEYAREVVAELQRAGFRAEGDFRNEKLGYKIRESQLATVPYALVVGEREASQRQVTPRRRGGEQLPSMGVEAFLDLLRGETVNPAK from the coding sequence TACCGGCAGTCCATGTTCAGCCCCATCGACATCGAGGGGCAGGAATACCAGCTCAAGCCGATGAACTGCCCGTTCCATATCCAGATCTACAAATCGAGGATGCGCTCCTACCGGGATCTCCCGATCCGGTACGCGGAGCTGGGAACGGTGTACCGGTACGAACCGTCGGGGACGCTGCACGGCCTCCTGCGCGTCCGCGGCTTCACCCAGGACGACGCGCACCTGTTCCTGCGCCCCGACCAGCTCGACGAGGAGATCTTCTCCCTGCTCGACTTCACGCTGTTCGTGCTCCGCTCGTTCGGGTTCGACCGGTACGACATCTACCTTTCGACCCGTCCCGAGAAGTACGCCGGCACGCTTTCGAACTGGGACCTCGCGGAAAGCGCCCTCCGGAAGGCGCTGGAGCGGAAGGGGCTCCCCTTCGAGGTCGATCCCGGCGAGGGCGTGTTCTACGGCCCCAAGATCGACATCAAGATCAAGGACATGTTAGGGCGCTCCTGGCAGTGCTCGACGATCCAGGTCGATTTCAACAACCCCGAGCGTTTCGACGCATCCTACATCGCGGAGGACGGCGCCCCCCGCAGGGCGATCATGATCCACCGCGCGCTGATGGGGTCTCTGGAGCGCTTCTTCGGCGTCCTCGTCGAGCATTACGCGGGCGCCTTCCCGACGTGGCTCGCCCCGGTGCAGGTCGATATCCTCGCCGTCACGGACCAGCAGCACGAATACGCGCGCGAGGTCGTGGCGGAGCTTCAGCGTGCGGGCTTCCGCGCGGAAGGGGACTTCCGCAACGAGAAGCTCGGGTACAAGATCAGGGAATCGCAGCTTGCCACGGTCCCGTATGCGCTCGTCGTCGGCGAGCGGGAAGCGTCGCAGCGGCAGGTCACCCCGAGACGGCGGGGAGGGGAGCAGCTCCCTTCCATGGGAGTCGAGGCGTTCCTCGACCTCCTCCGGGGCGAAACCGTCAACCCGGCCAAGTAA